acatttctgaaGCTGTGGGTTCTGTTATCTGTGCGAGGAGCGCTTTGTGGATAGTCAGTGAAAACTGTGAGTCACCAGACAGGCCTGTCATACTGCAGCTTTCATGCTGCGTTCTGtgtatttgattaaatatgTAATTAGCTATGTATAAACTTATAAAGGGTTATTCATCAGTGCCTGCCGACcaaataaaactacaacaagTGCAGTCAGTGAGGGTTTATACGCACCTTTTTCCCCATTGTCTCATGACTGTGGTGCAGCAATGCTTGACCTACTTTCATTGTTCAGTTTCTTGAATGTATTGCAACGTTTTAACCACAGTCTGTGGCTACTCTCACTGTCTCCTCCAGTCAGACCTGAGCGCTGGTTTGCATCTTTGCTAAACAGGTTCCTTAAACAGTTCGTCTGAACCTGCGTCTATTTACATCTGTCTTCCAGTCTGGCTCTGTAGTTTCAATTTGTGTCAGCTTGTTTCATGTCCAGCTTCCAAAATGTGGCCCCAGATAGCTTGTTGATGGTTTTAACAACCATGCATATGAAAGTATTTCTGTTCTAGTGGCTCTTTGTGGGTAAGAGTGCAAGAGGTGCAAGAGTATTCTATTTTAACAGGGGTGCACAACCTCAGGAGAGTCAAACAAAGATTTAAAGATTTAGAAATCTTGTTCAGCAATCTGAAAAACCTCATCGTGGCAGTGATAAAGTATATATGGTCTCAATGCAGTAGTGATGTGAGTATTCTGTCCACGTGAGGAACTGTTACACTACATGTGATGTGAGGGTGACGGGTGGAATAACACTTCAAAttattcaacacattttctttgattttaacacatttctgaaaatgcGTAATGCACATTTTGTCCTGAAAGTTTCTCTTGTCCTACAGTCAGATCAgcatcttttatgttttttcactGGGGCCCGCAACACAAGTTTAAACTCCTAGAAGTTTAAATTCTAAGTGCGATATCATAGGCAGCTagacttttttcagtttctggcAGGTGTTTCATGTCTGATCCGTCAGTTCCAGAACTGAAGaaacctcttggatgagagatgaaacgTCTGCCAGAAACCGATACAAGTTTAGCTGCCTATGATACGGCACTTAGAATAACCATGACCTTAAATTTTGACGTTAGGGATTcgaacatttcatttcatactTACCTGATGTTTcatgtcagtgtctctgtgtatcTATATTATACTGCATGCACTGTACTACAGAGGCATGGATGCTGCACCGTTGTTTCCCACTAATCTGCTCTGGAAAATAACCTCTGCCCCACGCTTTAGCCGAAATTGATGCATTTCAGTGAAACCAGCGTTTGAGAATCCCCCCACCATTGTCCACCCTTAAAAGTAGAAGCAGTCTTGTCTTGCACTTCCTTTGTAGGACCTTTCATTATCGGCTCCTCTGCTTTATAAGGTGTTTTTGTCAACCTTTCCCCATTTAATGCAGTTTGCTGGTTTCTGACAGCAGCGTCGTCGTTCAGACCTCTTCACCGTTATGACTGAATGGAAACTGCTGTTCGTCCTGCTTCTACCTCTGCATTTGTGTTCTCACACTGAAGGCACGTTACAGGAGAGTTTCTTTACATGTTATTCATGCAGTTTGGTAGCGTTATAAGTGTGTATTTACTCAATTCCTTCGATTGCAGAGGTTGTCGTGAAAACCATTGGGCGAGAACCGGATGTCACTCCAGTATGCGACTCCGCCACACTGCACATCATCACACTGATAGTGTGTAAGATCAGAAGGGAGATCAGTGGGGGGGAAGAGTGTCGTCTGCTCTATCAACATGGACAGGACTTTGTGCATGAATGTGACTCCAGGTTCACACTCAAGACAGAAAACGAGACTGTGTTCCTCCACCTGACCGGTTTAACACCAGAGGACAGTGGGAACTACAGCTGTGAGTGCTCACATGTTCGTGGGACGGATATTCTGCATGTCATAATCACTGTGAAAGGTAAATGTTGTATGTTGTTGCACGGCTACTCTTCCTGTACTGTATCTATAGTACATAcatgttgttgtatttgtttcagtgatacagatgtttttttattttggtcttttacattttaggggAAGAAGAGGCCAGCACTTCAGTTATTACAATGCTCACTTATGCCACTGTGATCAGCTGCGGCACTGCTTTTACCTTTGTAACGTGTTTTCTTCTTGGGCTCGCCGTGATGAAAATACATCGCaggtaaaaatgttttatgtcacaCTTAGAATATAGGTTGGTTGagaaaacactgtaaatcatGATACTGACGATTTTCATAGCTCTAATAGTATTTGTATAAATTCTGTAATTGTGGTTGAAGACAATTGAGATGATCTGTTGTTAAATTTAAAGTTGATAATATAAGTATTGTCTATTGAAACTGATAGTACGAGCTAGGGATGATCATTTCTATATTAAGCAGTCAAATTTAAGTTGcccctttgttttgtcttccctTCTTATCTTCAGAGTTGATACCAGGTCAGGACCATCTGGACTGTCTGTCTGCGAAACCTCCTGCTCTTTGGTGGCCAAGGTATTCTTTAGTTTTATACCTTTCATTGTTTGCAGTTCTTCAGgagttaaagaaaagaaaatgcacccACTGGCAGGTAATTACACTTAGTTCTGTGGAGGAAGCATTTCCAGTCCCAGCGTTGTCTCTTCTGTGAAAAGTCATTGGCACCTTTTTGGTTGTCACACCATTATCACCTCAACATACAGATGTGTGACCACAATGTTCATATGTGGTAGAAAACGTTAAAATTGCCGGAAGGACGCTCGTTTCTGAGGTGTTAAAACAAAAACGTCAGCTTGACTCATACTGTACTTGAGGGGCCTGTTTTAATGCAAATTATGCTACTGACCTACTGTGTTATCACCTTTTGTCGTCCTACTTGAGCGCTTGCTTGACCTCGAGCAGATAAACAGTATCAAGTGGCCACTGGGTTTACATGCTGCAGTAAAGGGCCAGCGGTGTCAGTAAAAGATCTGAGGATTTTCAGTCAGCGGTGAAAACTTCAAAGCTCAGGTTTCAGTATGACTCGTGTTTCCTGACAAGAGTTAAACACTGTCGACCCCTTTTCTCCCCTCACATCTTCAACATGTTAAGGTAAGAAGGTGGGAGGTAATGGCTATATCTTGTTAAAGCTTTATAGAGTATTtatgatttcatattttcaaacaCGGGCCCCacatctgcatgtttttaaGCGATCCATTGTTACCAAAGGTTTTGAAAGCCGTCCAGTAGATCGCATCAGCTCACAAAGTCACGTCCACTAAAAGTTCTTCTTTTAGCCACCGACTTGTCTGACAACAGTACATAAGCTATTACGAATAATAAGATTATTTCTGTGACCATGAAAAACAAGTCTTGGATGCATTGttagacattttgatttgtttttgtaggACAAAGACGAGCCAGATAACCACTACACAAGCCTCCGACAGCCAGGAAGTGATCTCTACCAGAGTGTCTCTCCAACGAGCCATCAATACCACAGCATGGAAAATTCAGCCAGCAACAACACGGCGCCCGAACAGCTTTGTGAAATCTATGAAATTCTCTAAATTAAAGTCAGCAACGTCTCCTCTTGTCCCTAAGTAACAtttcttttgtcagttttccATGAATCTGCTGCAGGGGTTTCATATATTAAGTTACACCGAAGTTAATGCTGTAAATGCTCTACTATATAATTTCTTACATACAGTGCAGCCTTATTCATGTTGTCCTTTGACGAGTGTGGGTCATATCACCAATGTGCACATCTACCAGGGATGTAGCGTGTAGTACTACCCATGTCCCAAACATTCAGGAATCCTTGAATATGTTCggatgaaacaaaatgttatcGAGGTGAATGAAATGAACgactttgaaaatatttgagaCTTTGAgccttgtttgttgttttgatgtccAGATTTATTCCAACACATTGATACCTTAAAGAATAAATGATCAATAATGTTAGTGAGTGCAGCAGTCAAAGACACGcgtgttttctttgtctttgcattCGTGCACCTGAAAGGGAATTTCTAGACGTTGGTTTTGACCATCAGGATCAACCTGATGCTTCCCAGAGAGGAtgatattgtattatattttgGCCGCCAGGctcacttctgttttttgaaGGTTTCACATCAGGTTACACGCCTTAACAAGGTATGAAGAGTTTGAGGTTGTCACATGAGCTGTAATTGTACAGCTCACACAGTGTCAGTCCTCCTGTCAGCTCCAGTCGTACTCAGCTTTATATCTTTTTGGCCggtatggatggatggagacagtgtttttttctacttatgccactgtgtgtgcatgcttacaCTAAAGGTACAGTTCAAACCCTatgttatatttatatgtgattTATGAAGCTActtttataataaaaacaaatgtttagaTTATACAATGAATCACTGATTTCA
This genomic interval from Acanthopagrus latus isolate v.2019 chromosome 24, fAcaLat1.1, whole genome shotgun sequence contains the following:
- the LOC119015673 gene encoding uncharacterized protein LOC119015673, translating into MISQHPLGHSIEKPGCVAPPGGQEVVVKTIGREPDVTPVCDSATLHIITLIVCKIRREISGGEECRLLYQHGQDFVHECDSRFTLKTENETVFLHLTGLTPEDSGNYSCECSHVRGTDILHVIITVKGEEEASTSVITMLTYATVISCGTAFTFVTCFLLGLAVMKIHRRVDTRSGPSGLSVCETSCSLVAKDKDEPDNHYTSLRQPGSDLYQSVSPTSHQYHSMENSASNNTAPEQLCEIYEIL